One genomic region from Colletotrichum lupini chromosome 7, complete sequence encodes:
- a CDS encoding MNNG and nitrosoguanidine resistance protein, with the protein MHIDTDVDNGGHREPGAAAQASRDDQSNSVLNSLDTQRADLVGNWMKSRLPEHENLPSQSVSWWDPGLAALRKHISMMWCRNTFIICFSMFLILCLYWGIVFRIEENLTSLVCFVVDFDGKSAPYNDITPLVGPTVTKLANETLWSPIPSIGYQIRDANEFEFDPMKVREAVYHFKAWSAIIINPNATALLQEAVSIGNSSYDPTGAIQIITMSGRDSFMTYSYILPSLTSFTSSLTETFGKTWGGMVMANDSLTKETLRQAASAVNPGVSPLMLDLRPFGPPAAIPAVTFGLSFLIAHLGFTYYLADDMKCIVPEGHPPVHYWHYVIRRYLSLMAAYFFLSLVYCLISLVFQVPLSNPPASAVQVAKNPNAYGKASFIVFWLLNFFGMAALGMACENMAMIIGPRWVGLWLTFWTLTNTLTGFWPPDIAPGFYRWAYAWPYHHVIEGSRQILFDLHSRIGLNFGVLIAWVSVNTILYDFEKQIPKQPGVEPPRRKRGFLRAL; encoded by the exons ATGCACATAGATACCGACGTCGACAACGGCGGTCACCGAGAACCCGGCGCCGCAGCGCAAGCCTCCCGAGACGACCAGTCAAACAGCGTGCTGAATAGCCTCGATACTCAAAGGGCAGACCTTGTCGGGAATTGGATGAAAAGTCGCTTACCTGAGCACGAAAACCTTCCATCGCAATCAGTCAGCTGGTGGGACCCAGGGTTGGCAGCA TTACGAAAGCATATCTCTATGATGTGGTGCAGAAACA CTTTCATCATCTGTTTCTCGATGTTCCTCATCCTCTGCCTTTATTGGGGCATTGTGTTTCGCATCGAGGAAAACCTCACCTCTCTCGTCTGTTTTGTTGTCGATTTTGATGGCAAATCTGCTCCCTACAACGATATCACGCCTTTAGTAGGTCCGACGGTCACAAAATTGGCGAACGAGACGCTGTGGAGCCCCATACCATCAATCGGATATCAAATACGCGATGCAAACGAGTTCGAATTCGACCCCATGAAGGTTCGCGAAGCGGTCTATCACTTCAAGGCCTGGTCAGCAATCATCATAAATCCAAACGCAACAGCTTTATTGCAAGAGGCAGTCTCGATCGGAAACTCTTCCTACGATCCAACAGGCGCAATCCAAATCATCACCATGTCTGGCCGAGATTCATTTATGACATATAGCTACATCTTGCCAAGCCTCACGTCCTTCACGTCAAGTTTGACAGAAACATTCGGCAAAACATGGGGCGGCATGGTAATGGCCAATGACTCCCTGACAAAGGAGACTCTTCGGCAGGCCGCGAGTGCCGTCAACCCCGGGGTGTCACCCTTGATGTTAGATCTGCGGCCGTTCGGGCCGCCTGCGGCAATCCCGGCAGTTACCTTTGGGCTAAGCTTTCTCATCGCCCATCTCGGTTTCACCTACTACCTTGCAGACGACATG AAATGCATTGTGCCTGAGGGTCATCCTCCCGTGCACTACTGGCACTACGTcatacgcagatatttatcaCTCATGGCAGCCTACTTCTTCTTGTCGCTGGTCTACTGTTTGATATCGCTTGTCTTCCAAGTTCCCTTATCCAATCCGCCAGCTTCGGCAGTGCAGGTCGCTAAGAATCCGAACGCTTATGGGAAAGCCTCGTTCATCGTCTTCTGGCTGTTGAACTTCTTCGGCATGGCAGCACTCGGAATGGCCTGTGAGAACATGGCCATGATTATCGGCCCTCGATGGGTTGGTTTGTGGTTAACGTTTTGGACTCTCACGAACACGTTGACCGGATTCTGGCCTCCCGATATTGCCCCAGGGTTTTACCGGTGGGCGTATGCATGGCCTTATCATCATGTGATTGAAGGCAGCCGACAGATTTTGTTCGACTTGCACTCGCGCATTGGCCTCAACTTTGGCGTTTTGATTGCGTGGGTGTCGGTTAACACGATTTT GTATGATTTCGAGAAGCAAATTCCCAAGCAACCGGGAGTTGAGCCGCCAAGACGGAAAAGGGGATTTCTTCGGGCTTTGTGA
- a CDS encoding ABC transporter: MTAPESALWRQVGVLSTKNFIILLARHPVSTIYTAILLPIILTVYLGIGKNLNSPSNEFGIADPRPIRSLAEGLAASDGSRDTVVLVNSGLSGGDVDRVIAAISAQVFAAGKISTTITNPSDLGSICRSSFRATTTCYGAVVFHSSPTEGDGGLWNYTLRGDGVFGSSFKVNNDDSDVQVYTLPLQHAVDSAIASLNSTNGSSASLENVQEWGFTDETEDERQASVRRKYQKTFIDYLAVSFILALIGVSYHLPGHVATEREKGLSQLIDSMMSTRYDWEPQVIRTLSNFYSFATIYFPGWVVASVIARSMIWRETSIGIVLVFFIFGGLALTSQAILGATFFKKAQLSGVINSLVYVLMGVLAQALPNPNTVAVAILSLLFTPCAFVFFVRSMARFEGEGQPMNLLKTPPGSNSTLPGIAIWIFLVLQFLFYPLLAAYVERQIHGVGSESRKIYKGGGVQPQEAIVIDGLTKIYHPSFLRRLFSFISKPRAPTVAIHRLNLTAKRGQILALLGANVGKSTTLDAIAGISRFNHGGVSIDASGGIGIVPQKNVLWDELTVAEHITIFNQLKSPWSLASKEDSKHLIDSIGLLTKRKSQSRHLSGGQKRKLQLGMMLTGGSAVCCIDEVSSGIDALSRRKIWDILLSERGKRIIILTTHFLDEADLLADNIAILSKGSLKAEGSSVALKNALGDGYRIHILNAKDLRAPPEIHGATLAVASNTIIYTAPSSSIAADVIRHLETLSISYRISSPNIEDVFLNVADEVQGEGLQPLSQGRAHGSVDSGKGLTEKSIVSGGQDSLGLQSGRQTGIFEQIPTLIRKRFTLLKTNWVPYAIVFLVPIVAATIMQLLIADESPASCDVADFSQASAEGFNDYRKAFDRALIAAGPSSSFSSSSFGDLFAFLLPGPNSSTNTELAQSATYADLTRYMEDNRKDVTPGGLWVGSPDTLSTVAYRADNEGTGAVLSAVIMQNLLSIVKTNISIATTYTPFDSVIPSSTSSTVQLAIFFSIVCSIIPSFFGLYPNAERHSHARGLQYSSGVRSLSTWTSHLIFDFGVFFLPLLVAAIILVVSSDIWYAPGYLFPVLLLYGIASILLSYVVSLFTNSQVATFAAIMAYNSVGFAIYLIAFLYIITFSPSIFTDRNILIGHYTISAFFPVTSVFRALLIGLNTFSLACSATGLGYPGATKAYGGPILYLILQAVLLFGILLYHDSGNKLPAIFKRSRNSSAGAEQAHEDPEIASELLRVESTTNSDGLQVKHLTKKFGSFTAVDNVSFGVRQGEVFALLGPNGAGKSTTISLIRGDIQPSRNGGDVFVEQVSVTDQRARARANLGVCPQFDAVESMTVIEHLQHYARLRGVGDVEEQVQAVVRAVGLDAHANVMAQYLSGGNKRKLSLGISLTGNPSVILLDEPSSGLDAAAKRIMWRTLSTIVPGRSILLTTHSMEEADALANRAGIIAQRMLAIGEVEKLQSRFGDSLYVHLVSRTAPHSKSEEMDRMRDWVLQRFPSAQVESQTFHGQLRFSVTASDVLQRSQLSQQSRREMQSRENCQLSAIGQLIVMLEENKDILGIEHQSISPTTLNDVFLSIVGQHNVQEEGYGTTATENGKKKINWRKILFGF, encoded by the exons ATGACGGCACCAGAGTCCGCATTATGGCGCCAAGTCGGTGTGCTCTCGACTAAAAACTTCATCATACTTCTCGCCCGCCACCCTGTCTCAACTATCTACACCGCAATCCTTTTACCTATCATACTCACAGTGTATCTTGGCATTGGCAAGAATCTCAACAGCCCATCGAACGAGTTTGGAATCGCAGATCCTCGACCTATAAGATCACTAGCGGAAGGCCTGGCCGCTTCTGATGGCTCTCGTGACACTGTTGTTCTCGTCAATAGCGGACTATCAGGCGGCGATGTAGACCGCGTGATAGCGGCAATCTCTGCTCAGGTTTTTGCAGCTGGGAAAATTTCAACAACGATCACAAATCCTTCCGATCTTGGCTCCATTTGCCGCTCATCTTTCCGTGCGACTACTACCTGCTACGGTGCCGTCGTTTTCCATTCTTCCCCCACCGAAGGTGATGGAGGCCTTTGGAATTACACGTTGCGAGGGGATGGAGTCTTTGGGTCATCATTCAAGGTCAACAACGACGATAGTGATGTTCAAGTGTATACGCTCCCTCTTCAACATGCCGTCGACTCTGCAATTGCCAGTCTGAACTCGACAAATGGTAGTTCAGCGTCTCTCGAGAATGTCCAGGAATGGGGTTTCACCGACGAGACCGAAGACGAACGACAAGCCAGCGTCCGGAGGAAATACCAAAAGACTTTCATCGATTATCTGGCAGTCTCCTTCATCCTAGCGCTGATTGGTGTTAGCTACCATCTGCCCGGTCACGTCGCAACTGAGCGAGAAAAGGGGCTCTCTCAACTCATTGACTCAATGATGTCCACTCGCTATGACTGGGAGCCCCAGGTCATCCGCACGTTGTCAAATTTCTACTCTTTCGCCACAATCTACTTTCCAGGCTGGGTCGTAGCATCGGTCATAGCGAGGAGCATGATATGGAGAGAGACTAGCATTGGTATTGTTCTAGTCTTCTTCATCTTTGGTGGCCTGGCTCTTACTTCGCAAGCCATCCTCGGCGCGACATTCTTCAAGAAGGCTCAGCTTTCCGGTGTCATCAACTCTCTGGTCTATGTTCTTATGGGTGTTTTGGCACAGGCACTCCCCAACCCAAACACTGTCGCCGTCGCTATCTTGAGCCTGCTATTCACCCCATGCGCCTTTGTCTTCTTTGTGAGATCCATGGCGCGATTTGAGGGCGAGGGACAACCGATGAATCTTCTCAAGACGCCACCAGGAAGCAATTCCACCCTTCCAGGCATTGCAATCTGGATCTTCCTGGTCCTGcaattccttttttacccACTGCTTGCCGCCTACGTCGAACGCCAAATTCATGGAGTCGGCTCCGAGAGTCGTAAAATCTACAAGGGTGGCGGTGTCCAGCCACAAGAGGCTATAGTCATTGACGGCTTGACCAAAATTTATCACCCGAGCTTTCTTCGACGGCTATTCTCTTTCATatctaagcctcgtgctcctACAGTGGCCATTCATCGTCTTAATCTAACGGCAAAGAGGGGCCAGATCCTAGCACTTCTCGGTGCCAATGT TGGAAAGAGCACGACTCTCGATGCCATCGCTGGGATCAGCCGGTTCAACCATGGCGGTGTCTCTATAGATGCCTCTGGTGGGATTGGTATCGTGCCCCAGAAGAACGTTCTTTGGGATGAGCTCACCGTGGCCGAACACATCACAATCTTTAATCAGCTCAAGTCTCCGTGGAGCCTTGCGAGCAAGGAGGACTCCAAGCACTTGATCGATTCGATTGGCCTATTGACAAAGCGAAAGTCCCAATCACGACATCTGTCTGGCGGACAAAAGCGCAAACTCCAGCTTGGCATGATGCTGACTGGTGGAAGTGCCGTCTGTTGCATTGATGAAGTGTCTTCTGGCATTGACGCGCTCTCAAGACGGAAGATCTGGGACATCCTTCTTTCGGAACGTGGCAAAAGGATCATCATTCTGACGACGCATTTCCTCGACGAAGCCGACTTACTTGCCGATAACATTGCGATACTATCTAAGGGCAGTCTGAAGGCCGAAGGCTCGTCTGTAGCCCTGAAGAACGCTCTCGGAGACGGCTACCGTATCCATATCCTCAATGCAAAGGATTTGAGAGCTCCTCCAGAAATACACGGCGCTACATTAGCTGTGGCATCAAATACCATCATCTACACTGCTCCCTCATCAAGCATCGCCGCCGATGTAATCCGTCACCTTGAGACTCTAAGCATTTCCTACCGCATCTCCAGTCCAAATATTGAAGATGTGTTCCTCAATGTGGCCGATGAGGTGCAAGGGGAGGGTCTTCAACCCCTTAGTCAGGGTAGAGCCCATGGGTCAGTCGACTCTGGCAAAGGCCTCACAGAAAAGTCTATTGTTAGTGGTGGACAAGACTCGTTGGGGCTTCAATCTGGCCGTCAGACGGGAATCTTTGAGCAAATCCCTACTCTGATTCGCAAACGCTTCACGTTACTCAAGACCAACTGGGTTCCATACGCCATCGTATTTCTTGTTCCGATCGTTGCAGCAACAATTATGCAGCTCCTTATCGCCGACGAGAGCCCTGCCAGCTGCGATGTGGCAGACTTTAGTCAAGCTTCTGCAGAAGGCTTCAATGACTACAGGAAGGCCTTTGACCGAGCTCTTATCGCTGCTGGgccttcttcctctttctCTAGCTCATCATTTGGCGACCTTTTTGCCTTCTTGCTCCCGGGACCCAATAGCTCCACGAACACCGAACTTGCGCAAAGTGCCACCTACGCCGACCTTACGCGATACATGGAAGACAATCGCAAGGATGTCACTCCAGGTGGGCTTTGGGTCGGCAGCCCAGACACACTCTCAACAGTTGCCTACCGAGCCGATAATGAGGGAACAGGGGCAGTCCTCTCAGCGGTCATCATGCAGAACCTGCTCAGCATCGTCAAGACAAATATCAGCATTGCGACCACATACACCCCATTTGACAGCGTCATTCCCTCTTCGACCTCATCCACAGTTCAGTTGGCCATATTTTTCAGCATCGTCTGCTCGATTATTCCGTCGTTCTTTGGACTGTATCCCAACGCTGAGAGACACAGCCATGCTCGTGGCTTGCAGTACTCCAGCGGAGTGCGGTCGTTATCTACATGGACGTCGCACCTCATCTTCGACTTCGGGGTCTTCTTTCTCCCTCTCCTGGTTGCAGCTATCATATTGGTCGTCTCCTCAGACATCTGGTACGCCCCTGGCTACCTGTTTCCAGTGCTCTTGTTGTACGGCATCGCCTCGATTCTCCTGTCTTATGTTGTTTCGCTGTTCACCAACAGCCAAGTTGCAACTTTTGCTGCAATCATGGCCTACAATAGTGTCGGTTTTGCGATCTATTTGATCGCCTTTCTCTACATCATCACCTTTTCGCCGTCCATTTTCACAGATCGCAACATTCTGATAGGACATTACACTATCTCGGCCTTCTTTCCCGTCACATCCGTCTTCCGAGCCCTTCTCATTGGTCTCAATACCTTCTCATTGGCATGTTCCGCCACCGGTCTTGGATATCCAGGCGCGACCAAGGCGTATGGAGGTCCAATCCTCTACCTCATCCTGCAGGCGGTACTGCTGTTTGGCATTCTTCTCTACCACGACAGTGGGAACAAGCTACCTGCGATATTCAAGCGCAGCAGGAACTCCAGCGCCGGAGCTGAACAAGCACACGAAGACCCAGAGATTGCCAGCGAGCTATTACGGGTCGAGTCGACTACGAACAGCGACGGGCTTCAGGTCAAACATCTGACGAAGAAGTTCGGTAGCTTCACTGCTGTTGACAATGTCTCATTCGGTGTTCGCCAGGGAGAAGTCTTCGCGCTTCTCGGTCCCAACGGCGCCGGAAAATCGACAACCATCTCACTGATCCGGGGTGATATCCAACCGAGCCGTAATGGCGGCGATGTTTTCGTCGAGCAAGTCTCCGTCACCGACCAGAGAGCACGAGCCAGGGCAAATCTCGGAGTGTGTCCACAGTTCGACGCAGTCGAGTCCATGACTGTTATTGAACATCTCCAGCATTACGCCAGGCTGCGTGGAGTTGGCGATGTTGAGGAGCAAGTTCAAGCCGTTGTGCGTGCCGTCGGCCTCGATGCCCATGCCAATGTCATGGCGCAATACTTATCAGGGGGCAACAAGCGTAAACTCTCCCTCGGGATCTCCCTCACAGGGAACCCGTCGGTGATACTGCTTGACGAGCCATCTTCAGGCCTCGATGCTGCTGCGAAGCGCATCATGTGGCGAACACTCAGCACAATTGTGCCAGGTCGTTCTATACTTTTGACAACCCACAGCATGGAAGAGGCTGATGCACTTGCTAACCGAGCTGGCATTATCGCACAACGCATGTTAGCCATAGGTGAAGTTGAGAAGCTTCAAAGCCGCTTCGGAGACTCACTATATGTTCATCTGGTCAGCCGCACTGCTCCACACTCGAAATCGGAAGAGATGGATCGCATGCGAGACTGGGTTCTACAGCGATTTCCCTCAGCCCAAGTGGAGTCTCAAACATTTCACGGCCAGTTGCGGTTCTCAGTCACGGCATCAGATGTGCTGCAAAGATCCCAGCTGAGCCAACAGAGCAGAAGAGAGATGCAGAGTAGGGAGAACTGCCAGTTGAGTGCAATCGGTCAACTTATCGTGATGTTAGAGGAGAACAAGGATATCTTGGGCATCGAGCATCAAAGTATCAGTCCCACGACGTTGAACGACGTCTTCCTTTCCATCGTTGGGCAGCATAATGTGCAAGAGGAGGGTTACGGAACAACTGCTACTGAGAATGGAAAGAAGAAGATCAATTGGCGGAAGATCTTATTCGGGTTCTAG